A segment of the Oceanotoga teriensis genome:
TTTCTTTTGGATTCTTTTTTCCCATCAGTTTTACTTTATTATTTTCTATAACAAAAAATAAATATTCTTCTTCATTTTCAATGATTTCCCCATGATAATCAGATGTATAAACTTTTACTTCTGCTTTCCAATTTGAATTAACAGATTTTATCCAAAATAAAGCATCATTTATACTTATTCTATATTCCATATTAATATAATCTATATTCATATTACCTGATTCTGTTATATAAAATACAGGTCTTGAATAAGCAGATAGATGAAGAACTTCCCCGTCTTCAATTATTGCCCCAACAGGTTCAAGATTTGTTGGGTTAAAATATGCAGTATTTATTGATAGTAAAGCTTCAGAATCGCTAAAATATTCTTGAGCTGAAACATATTTTCCAAGATTATTTAAATCATTTTTAATTTTTAATTTTTTAGGATCGAATTTTGCACTGTAAACCGTTATTTTTTCATCATTTATTTCAACAGCTTCTTTTTTATACTTTATAAGGTCTATTGGTTCATTTTTCTTTAAATTTATTTTTAATGTTTTTTCTCTAATCTCATAATTTAAATTTAAGTCAGTTTTAAATCTTATATACAGAGTACCTGCATTATAAGTATAATTTATATTATGCGGTATATATGAATAATTGGATATAGGTTTTAGAGTTATTAAATATTCTTCATCTAATTTTGTTATCTCTACACTTTTTTGATCTATAAAAGTATCAAAAATTATTTCCCATTCATTTATATTTGATTTAAAACTGAGTATTTTTGGAAGATAATCATAAAAGTATATTCTATCTAAATCTTGATAAGTTTTTTTTGATAGTATTTTGGCAAGGACATCATATCTTAAATAGTATTTGTTTTCTATCTTTAATACACTATTGTCAAATTTTTCGAGTAAATCAAGTCTTGAATAATAATCTTCTTTGTTTATCTCAAGTGTTTTTCTATTGTGTATAATATAAAAGCCTTTTGAATATTCATGAACTATAATATCCATATCATTTAAACCTTTTATATCTATAAAGTATTCTCCGAGATTTTTAATTGCATTTATATAGGTTGGCGGTTTTACACTGCTAAGTAAAACCGCCTTCTCGGAATATACATTTATTGAGATTATTATTAAAAAAAACACTATAATTTTTTTAATAAAGTTCAAAATCTATACCCCCTGATTATTTAACTATTTCATATATTAACTTGGTTTTATTTTCATGAGGTTTTTCATCTTTTATAATATATGATTCCTTTAATTTTTTGAGTGCTTCTTCATATCCTTTTTCTTCTGAATAATAAAGAGTGGCTATTTTTTCTCCTACTTTTACTTCATCACCCAATTTTTTAAATATTTTTATTCCAACTGATGTGTCTATTATATCTTCCTTGCTTGCTCTTCCTGCACCTAATAGCATAGAAGATATACCAACACTTTCAGCATCTATATGGGTTATATATCCATTTTTATCACTTATAAAATCATAGGTTAAATTTGAAATATTTAATATCTTTTCTGGATTTTCAACTACTTCGGGATTTCCTCCTTGTGATTTTATCCATTCTTTCATTATTTCTTTAACCTTACCATTATATATATTTTTCTGTATTTCTTCTTTTGCCTTTTCATATGACATAATTCCAGAAAGATCTACCATATGAGCTGATAATTCTAAACATAATTCTGTAAAATCATTTTTTATTTCACCTTTAACAGTTTGTATTGCTTCTAAAACTTCCAAAGAATTTCCAACTGTATATCCAAGAGGTTGATCCATATTAGTAACCAAAGCAGTAACTTTTTTACCATTCTTCTTAGCTATATCAACCATAGCTTTTGCAAGTTCAACAGATTCTTCTATACTTTTCATAAAAGCTCCAGAACCTGTTTTCACATCTAAAACTATTCCATCTGACATAATGCCTAATTTTTTACTCATTATACTCGCTGATATCAGAGAAATTTCATTTACTGTAGCAGTTGTATCTCTTAAAGCATATATTTTTTTGTCAGCCGGAGCTATATTTGCAGTTTGTCCAGCAACTACTACTCCCTTTTCATTTGCTATTTTAAAAAATTCTTCTTCACTCAATGCAGTTTTAAAACCAGGAATAGCTTCAAGTTTATCAACTGTTCCACCAGTATGGCCTAACCCTCTTCCTGATAACTTTGACACTTTTAATCCTATAGAAGCAACCATAGGTGCTAAAGATATAGTGGTTTTATCTCCCACACCTCCAGTAGAATGTTTATCA
Coding sequences within it:
- a CDS encoding phosphodiester glycosidase family protein codes for the protein MNFIKKIIVFFLIIISINVYSEKAVLLSSVKPPTYINAIKNLGEYFIDIKGLNDMDIIVHEYSKGFYIIHNRKTLEINKEDYYSRLDLLEKFDNSVLKIENKYYLRYDVLAKILSKKTYQDLDRIYFYDYLPKILSFKSNINEWEIIFDTFIDQKSVEITKLDEEYLITLKPISNYSYIPHNINYTYNAGTLYIRFKTDLNLNYEIREKTLKINLKKNEPIDLIKYKKEAVEINDEKITVYSAKFDPKKLKIKNDLNNLGKYVSAQEYFSDSEALLSINTAYFNPTNLEPVGAIIEDGEVLHLSAYSRPVFYITESGNMNIDYINMEYRISINDALFWIKSVNSNWKAEVKVYTSDYHGEIIENEEEYLFFVIENNKVKLMGKKNPKEKEKLLLINKKYEKYLKDIKIGSEISMELHTNIDENIKTLIEGGPILINEDYSKEKLIEERRSYSSGIISGKSPRTVLAIDKENMVTLLVIEGYEDKNKGLNYDGLKILLNKIGEYKKAIMFDGGGSSLMYYKNSIVNYGSERLRDYIPVFLSVYTKE
- a CDS encoding thymidine phosphorylase — protein: MRPYDIIVKKRDGGINTKEEIKYMIEKYVEGKIPDYQIASWLMAIYFKHMTSEERYNLTMTMLESGDKVDLSAIEGKKIDKHSTGGVGDKTTISLAPMVASIGLKVSKLSGRGLGHTGGTVDKLEAIPGFKTALSEEEFFKIANEKGVVVAGQTANIAPADKKIYALRDTTATVNEISLISASIMSKKLGIMSDGIVLDVKTGSGAFMKSIEESVELAKAMVDIAKKNGKKVTALVTNMDQPLGYTVGNSLEVLEAIQTVKGEIKNDFTELCLELSAHMVDLSGIMSYEKAKEEIQKNIYNGKVKEIMKEWIKSQGGNPEVVENPEKILNISNLTYDFISDKNGYITHIDAESVGISSMLLGAGRASKEDIIDTSVGIKIFKKLGDEVKVGEKIATLYYSEEKGYEEALKKLKESYIIKDEKPHENKTKLIYEIVK